The nucleotide window AGTCCGTTCTTGCACCTTCGGAGTGAGGAGTGGGACTGGCGCAACCGCTCCTCCGCACTTCCGCCCGCAAACGCTGCTTCAGCTCCGCCCGCCGCAAACGCAGCTTCAGCTCTGCCCGCAAACGCTGCTTCAGCTCTGCCCGCCGCAAACGCTGCTTCAGCTCCGCCCGCAGGCTCCGGGCTCTGGGCGCTGCTTACAGCGGTCGCCGCCGTCACGTGGCAATCACCGCCCAGGCCACGCCCATCACTTCTGCCGCGAGGGAGGGGGCGTGGCCTCTGTAGACTGGCCGAGGTGCACCGGCCTCTTAGGCGTCGGAGCCGGCCCCGTGTCTGGTGGCAGCGAAGGGCAGCGTGCTGGGGCGTCCTTGGCCTTTCCTGCACGGTAGCTGGGGGGACTGTGCACCAAGCCCAGGACATTTACCCTCCCTCACAGCCTGCGGAGGTAGCCGTGCTTCTGCAGAAGGTCCAGCAAAGGACTATACCTGCGGACTCGGTACTCGTCTAATTACCTTAACGGTGTGCAGTGCGGGGCTGAAGAGGCATCAGAAGGAGGGCAGAGCGAGCCAGATGCGCGTACATCATCGCCGGTGGACACTTGGCTCCTCCTGGCCAAAGGACAGAACGTTCTGCTTTACCACCAAGTGCCTGTTTCAGCCAGTTGGCTCGTTACTGATGGATTTGGGGGCCGCTGTAACAGCAAGTGGCAGGCCCTTTCTGGAGATGGATGTCCCGTCTCTGGGAAACTCAGGACTCAGACACGCTGCTCATTATTATCGAAGAGTTTTGCTGCTGTCGGAACCTGCTGTTCAGAGACAGATAATGCCTTTCTCTAGCAGATGtttgagtggagagaggagattaTAGTAAGTGGATGTGAGGAGGAGGGCTGACTCGGATTTATACCCCCCCCCATGTTACCATTCAATAGCTGAGGACTGGCTTTTAAAGAGTTAATTTTTCAGAGCTGGGAAGGTGGtttagttggtaaaatgcttgccacaaaGGCATGAGGAGCCGAGTTCAGATCACCCATGTAAAAAGGTATATAGTTCATTTCTGTCAGCTCTAAGTGCCTGAAGACAAAGCAAGGcggaagagggagaacagagaagaagagaattcTTACCATGGACTGTAAAAAAAGCAGTGAATTCACTAACATCTGTGGTCTCATCTTTACGCTTAGAGACCTAACAATTCAGGTCAGTGTGGCCACATAATATCCATTTACCAATACTTGAACATGAGTGTGGTCTATGGATCAGCGTCCCCAAAAGCATGCCAAGTATGGAGAATCCTGTGCCATTCCCACGCCTAGGCAGTCCAAATGGTCCTCAGGTGATCTCTATCCGTATTAATGTTTGAGAATCACTACCATAAATCAATGTATGCAGCAAGGATTAATCtgcagaagaaatttaaaacttatcGTGCATGTGGTCCTAGGTTTTAtcaccaacaccacacacacacacacacacacacacacacacacacacacacacaaataagttgtACGTGAATTGCTGCTGTTGAATTTTGGAGGTAGGCTTTTTCTAGATATCCATGGCTATTTTATGTGGCTTCATATCATGGGCACATCCCTTCAGCAATAAACACGTAGTCTGTCAATATAACCAAGAGGTaagcctagcatacacaaggctctTGGTTTGATTGCCAGTGCAGCAAAAATAATGATAACTTTGTCCAGTTTGGCAtgggggaaaacatttttttatttaatcccAATCTTTGACAAAAATACTTTAGTTCCATATGTACATTTTCATCAAGGATATCGTTGCACCAGTAAATACATGCAACCTTAGGTGTAAAGCTCTTTGGGGTTATGAATTTTCAGAGGGTTCTGTATGTCCTCTCACAGGTAAGGCTTTATGACAGAATCACTGATATCTCCATTTCCCCAATGTTTTCAACCATCTGGAGCTATTATTTTCAGCAGAAATCAAAATCATAGGAAGACTCAATAACAAAATGGTGTCCGACACTAAGGAAAGATGTTGTAGATGACACTGTAGAGTAgctgaaacaaaagaagagatcAAGTGTTCATATAGAAAACAGGTTGTTAAAGATCTTACAGGCTAATGTCTGAACCTTGAAGGTTCTAGGCCATTCTGAGCTACATAGGTCCATAggaaaaccctgactcaaaaccaaaccaaaccaaagaaatctCACACAGGATATCTtgaattggtggcacacacctctaatctcagtattcagaagactgaggcaggaggattgtggtaCCAGGATCATCCTAAGCTACACAACAGAGActgtgtcttaaaacaaacagagtttcatggtttgaatgtgaaattcccccacccacagcctcatgtgtctgaacacttAGTCCCTatctggtggcactatttgggggtGCTTTGGAAGATTTCTAATAAGTGGATCACTGTGGGCAGCAAAGGTCACAGGTGATATCTTGTTCTGATTCGCCTCAATAGGGTTTTAAGTAACTTCCCACCTGTCTTCTTGCttattccttttcccttctccagtTTAAAGGTGgtaaaaaaatgaaagtccatGCTGTTTAGGAAGCACcattgttagagtgcttgccttgtataCACAGAGCCTGGTGGTGATAATGTAGCTGTAATCCTAACCCTCAGCTGTGGGAACAGAAGGATCAGGTGTTAAGGTCCGTACTGACTTGGCCCAATATCTCCATTCCCTCAGTTAGGAATCACACCGCAGAGATAGTGTTGATAACTgagatctgtggtgatattttatttggctgaaatgtgattttatttgtatgttaataaataaagttgcctggagatcagaggtaaaagcaaGCCATTAAACATAAgtccagtggtggtagcacatgtccttaatctgatcacatggcaggcagagtctctgtgtggtcaaggacactgCTAATcgtggtgacacgagcctttaatcccagtaccaaccatagaaacctaGAGGTCtatgtagacaggcagtgacaaggaagtcatgtggttgggtttagagccaatgagaaggcagaacagaaaggtaataaaaagacaagtcatatCGGAAGAAACTCTCTCCTCTGGGAAGCAACGAGGTGAGAGCTAAGATAAGGTCGTCACAACTCTCTGATCTCTTTAGCTATTTACCtgtgtatttggttctgtgtttcttatttactaagactgtttagaatttcgtctacagagATCCCTTGTAAAGATGTGCCTGCCCTTGGAAAAAGGGGCTCTGTCTTGATTGACTCTATTAATAGTCTGAATGGAAATGTAATGCAAGTGATCTAGATCAAAATAGAGGATTTCTATATGGCCATCACACTTGACCTAAACATTGGAAGATGGCCTAACAAAAGACAGTTTTGTCACACACccaaaaatcaagtttaaaaatgacttgatattcattcacttaactgtttttcttcaaaccacTCCAGTTTCCTGCTGTAGGAGCACAAAGAGAAGTGATCCCTTCCTGACTGCTAGAAAGGCAGACTGATCACATATAGTCTGACTATTGATTATGACTTGACGTGGGGGAAGTGAATTCTACCTTTTGTATCTTGCTTAGGGAGAAAATGGTGGCGGgggaagaaggcaagagaaggTCGGGGAGAAAAGTGATTTGAGTCCTTCCTTTTAGGGAATCATTTCTGACCCCAGCACTGTACATCTGACTGTCCTACCCATGAAGCCCAAATGAAAGGCCAGAGAGTACAGGTTGAGGGGAGAGCATCGGTGAGAAACTGTGAGCAGCCGGGGACTCTGAGATGTAGAAAGTGTGGACTCAGGAAAGAGTCAGGGGGCAGATTTTAGCCCCATATGGTTTAGCCTAGTGACACAGAATGCCGTTGGATAATAGGCACACCCTTATGGAAGAGTCTCTACCTCCAGGTCATCATCAGCCTTTACTTCAGCACCTGTCCCTGTGTGGAGTATTGTTGGAGTTCCAGGCGGACTCGAAAACTTAAAACATGAAACACATCCAGGAACAGATATCAGTCATTTATTCCTTCAAGAGGGAACAAAACATCCGCAACTCCGGGAAGTCAAGTCCTGCCATCTCAGTTGTTTGCAAATGGACGTACTAAGTGCTGGTCACCATTGTCACAGGAGCCCTTGTCAGTAGTGCtgcttgaggagaaaaagagcatttCCCAGATCTGCCCTGTCATTTCCAGGAAAGTCAGCCAGCTAGGTTTGGGTTCAAACTTCTTCATGAAGCCATCTTCCTGTGAGAAGAAAGTGCAGACTGAAGACTCAGTGAGATAATCCTCTCTATTCTCTCACCACGAGTACTCATTTCATTCTCCCCATTGTTCTCTACTCCAAAGCCAAATCCCTTTAGAATATAGCCACCCAGTAGAAATACAGCTGAGCTACATATGTTAGCTTCAAGGGATTTTGCAGCCATATATTAAGAAGTGTCTTTGCCAgtcttctactgctgtgaagagacaccatgaccaaggtagtTCTTAATTTAACTGGGGgctagcttatagtttcagaggcttagtccattatcatcatggcaggaagcatggggcACGCAGGCAGGTAAGAACTAAGATGGCATGCAGTAGCTGCTAAGAGCTACATTCTGATCTGATccataagcagagagagagacagactctgGGGTTggcatgacatacttcctccaacaaggccacgcctcctaatccttttaatcctttcagagagtgccactccctgatgactaagcctatggagccattcctattcaaaccactacaagaagtaaaaaagtaaaaagaatttgaaaCTTATCTAATTCAATGTGGATTTAGTATATGAGTATTCTTTCGCAGTGTAGACAGTATGGAGTCATTATTGAGATGTTATATTCTGAAATCCAAAGACTAGTACTTTCATCTTCATTCAAACTAGCCCTGCTTCTGTTGCTCACAGCCCGTAAGCTCCAAGGAAAGGAATTCTCcagttttttgtgttgttttgttttcctctctttttctttcagttgcctagcactgaaaattaaatttatatttataaattgtatTATACCgagaattattgttattatttgtttgtttttcgagacagggtttctaacagctgtggctgccctagaacttgctttctagaccaggctggccttaaattcacagagatccacctgcccctgcctcccaagtgctggagttaaagtaccactgcccggctatactGAGAATTATAAGAACTCATAGTAAATCCAAATTCAACTAATGTCCTTGAGTCTAAGAAAATACTGATTATTTCcactataattatttttgaagctggacttttttttttttaattagggaaATCCAGACTGATAGAAATGCCTGTCTAGGACATTGAATTCCTAGATTCAAGCCCCagaacacacgcacgcacgcacgcacgcacgcacgcacactccaAAATCCCAACAAACTGTAGCGCACTGTAACAATATTTTAACAACTTGAAATctataattatattacattttcattggAAATTACTTCTATCTGCATGCTAACTCTTATGTTATCTATTGAGGATACTGAGAATGAGGGGGGAAAGTTACCTAAGATAATACAACTCACAGTGTGTATTGGCACACACCATGTTCTCAATACTTAGAAGATGGAGACGGGGATTTCTGTAAGCAAGCCtcgactacacagtgagttccaagccagcctgggctacacagcaagatgctgtgccaaaaataaataaataaaagataatataaTTTTTTGCCTGGACCTGGGTTGGGATGCAAACTTTACACTCCTTTTCACTCCATGTATTCCAAAACAAGTAcaaaaaaagactataaaattgttcaaaacatttatttcatttattgttatttatttatttatttatttatactaattttattttctagaactTACCAAGTAGCCAGAAATGCCCTTGAACTTTTGAAACTTCTGTTTGTATCTCCTGGCCCTGGGATTAGAGCCATACCCCATCATGCCTGGTTCAGGaagtgctgagaacagacactaggaccttgtgcatgccaagcaagcaccCTACcgactgagctgtgtccccagactGTGCTTGCATCCTCTCTGTACCACCACCCCTGATATTTTTTATGTCCATCTAGTAAACATTTGCTCTACATCTTGTAGGTTCCAGCATTACAATGTCTCCAAATGGGTATGCCATAATAGGACTAATCCAGAAAATGGGAATCAGGTTTAGCTTCTCGAGAGTCAGAAGACTTTGGAAATCTCTGCAGATCTTGAAATTAATAGTTGTGGAATCATCAGCAAACCAGGCAGCCATCAGTCAGGGGAAAATGtctgcatgtggtgtgcagaGTCAGCTGTGAGGCAGATAGGTACAGTGATAGCCTCTAAAATGATCCTTTATTAATAGAACAACTAGTCATTTCTGGGCAGCATGCTAACTTCTAATATTTTCAACTTCTAAGGCAAagacagtaaaagaaaaagctaaatgaAGATGTGAAATAGTCATAAAtctataaaaaactaaaatttaaagaaccacaaaccaggaaaatatatttatcaggaaagagttcattccaggcgagcggcggcggcggcggcggcggcgaggcgGCAGCGGGGCTCCGCGCACAGGCCACGGCCCGGGGCGGCGCCGGGGGGCAGCGGGCCGGGAGATGAGCCTGTCGCCAGCGGCCCAGGAAGCAGCATGCACCGCGATGCCACCGACAGCAGCGGCGTCTGCCGCGGCCCCACGCCCGCCGCAGACGTCGGCGTCGGCCGTGCTGCTGCCCGGGGCTCGGCGGACGGGCGACGGGCGGCGGACGGCCCGGGCGGGGGCTGGCGGGGACCCGCGGCCCTGGCCGTCCTGGCCGCTCTGGCGCTGTGTTGCCTGGTCCCCGGTTGGGGCCCGGCGGCGGGCGCGGGGCCCGGCGCCTTGCTGCTGCGTCTCGGTCTGTACCTGAGCGGCGCCGCGGCCGCCTGGCTGCTGGGGACACTGATCGCGCTCGTCTGCTGGAGCCCGCGCGCCCGGCTGCCGGACTTCGCCTCTTCCTGGAGCCGCCTGGCGGCGACCGTCCGCTATCCGCTGCGGAGCCCTGTATATGGGAATCCCCAGGAGACAGCTCAGGGCAGAAGAGTGGTCATTTCTCACAATGTGGACCGAGCTCTGAAAGACGTGTTCGACTACAGTTACAGAGACTATATTCTCTCCTGGTACGGGAACCTCAGCAGAGATGATGGGCAGCTCTACCATCTGCTCTTGGAAGACTTCTGGGAAATTGTCAAGCAGATTCGCCACAGACTGAATCACGTGGATGTAGTTAAAGTTGTCTGTAATGATGTTGTAAAGGCTGTGCTCACTCACTTCTGTGACCTGAAAGCTGCTAATGCCAGACATGAAGAACAGCCAAGGCCTTTTGTGCTGCACTCATGCTTGAAGAACTCCCGTGATGAAGTTCGCTTCCTTCAAATGTGTTCTCGGGTCCTGGTGTTTTGTCTTCTCCCTTCGAAGGATAGCCAGTCTCTCAGCTTACGTATAATGCTCGCAGAAATTCTCACAACAAAAGTCTTGAAGCCAGTAGTGGAATTGCTGAGTAATCCGGATTACATTAACCAAATGCTCCTGGCCCAGCTGGAGTACAGAGAGCAGATGAATGAGCACCACAAGCGAGCCTACACATACGCTCCTTCCTACGAGGAGTTCATCAAGCTGATCAACAGCAACTCTGATGTGGAGTTCTTAAAGCAGCTCAGGTATCAAATTGTAGTGGAAATTATCCAGGCAACCACGATTAGCAGCTTTCCACAGCTGAAGAGGCACAAGGGTAAGGAGTCAGCTGCCATGAAAACCGATCTCTTGAGGGCCCGGAACATGAAAAGGTACATTAACCAGCTTACTGTGGCAAAGAAGCAGTGTGAGAAGAGAATCCGGATCCTAGGAGGGCCTGCCTACGACCAGCAAGAGGACGGGGCCTTGGATGAAGGGGAGGGGCCTCAGAGCCAAAAGATTCTTCATTTTGAAGATATTATGACCAATCCTTTCTACCGAGAGCGCTTTGAAACATACATGGAGCGGCTGGACAAGCAGACTCTGATCGGTTTTTGGGAATCTGTGGAACACCTGAAAAATGCAAACAAGAGTGAAATTCCACAATTAGTTGGTGAAATTTATCAGAATTTTTTTGTGGAAAGCAAAGAAATACCCGTGGAAAAGTCACTTTACAAAGAAATCCAGCAATGTCTTGTAGGAAACAAAGGTATTGAGGTGTTCAGCAAGATCCAGGCAGATGTGTACGAGGTGCTGAGGGACAGGTATTACCCGTCGTTCATTGTCAGTGACCTGTACGAGAAGCTGATGGTCAGAGAGAACAAACATGCCTCCCAGCAGGCTTCCGACAAGGAGGAACTGGGTTCTGGAAGTGAGGCTGGCGAGGAAGCCCTGGAAGGCACCAGTGGGATTAGTGATCAAGCCAGCTTCGGCGTAAACAAACTTCGAGAGCTAAGTGAGAAACTTGAATATAAAAGGCAAGCTCTAAGTTCTATTCAAAATGCACCAAAACCTGATAAGAAGATTATTTCCAAGTTGAAGGATGAAATACTCGTAATAGAGAAAGAATGCGCAGATCTTCAGCTACACATGGCCAGAACGGATTGGTGGTGTGAGAACCTGGGCCTGTGGAAAGCGGCCATCACCAGTGCAGAGGTGACAGAAGAGAACGGTGAGCAAATGCCTTGCTACTTGGTCAGGGTAAACCTACAAGAAGTTGGAGGGGTCGAAACCAAGAACTGGACCGTCCCAAGAAGGCTCAGTGAGTTTCAGAATTTACATCGGAAACTTAGTGAGTGTgtcccttctttaaaaaaagtccAGTTGCCTTCTCTCAGTAAGCTGCCTTTCAAATCTATAGATCACAAGTTTCTGGAAAAGTCGAAGAATCAGTTAAACAAGTTTTTACAGAACCTGCTTTCAGATGAGAGACTGTGTCAGAGCGAAGCACTCTATGCCTTTTTGAGCCCTTCTCCTGACTACCTCAAGGTTATTGAtgtacaggggaaaaaaaactccTTTTCCTTATCTTCATTTCTGGAAAAACTTCCTCGAGACTTCTTCTCCCatcaggaggaggagatggaggaagacagtGACCTGTCAGATTATGGTGATGATGTGGATGGGAAGAAGGATGCCTTGGCCGAGCCCTGTTTCATGCTGATCGGGGAGATTTTTGAACTCCGAGGAATGTTTAAATGGGTGCGAAGAACATTAATTGCTCTTGTCCAGGTCACTTTTGGAAGAACCATCAACAAACAAATCCGCGATACAGTGAACTGGATATTCAGTGAGCAGATGTTGGTTTACTACATCAATGCTTTCCGGGATGCTTTTTGGCCAAATGGGAAATTGGCACCGCCAACTCGCGTCAGAAGccaagggcagagtcaggagacgaAGCAGAGGGCACAGCAGAAGCTGCTAGAGAACATTCCAGATACCCTGCAGAGCCTTGTTGGACAGCAAAATGCCCGTCAcggtataataaaaatattcaaggcATTGCAAGAAACAAGAGCCAATAAGCACCTGCTATATATCGTgatggagctgctgctgctggaactGTGTCCTGAGCTGAGAACTCACTTGGATCAATTCAAAGCTGGTCAAGCCTGAGACTGCACAAACCAACCACCAGAGAAATGTCTGTGTAATAATAGACAtgaaacattttcctcttttccacAGAGGGCCTGACAAGAAccatactgatttttattttcgTACCTCCCTC belongs to Peromyscus maniculatus bairdii isolate BWxNUB_F1_BW_parent chromosome 12, HU_Pman_BW_mat_3.1, whole genome shotgun sequence and includes:
- the LOC121821671 gene encoding uncharacterized protein LOC121821671, which translates into the protein MSWAWCTVPPATVQERPRTPQHAALRCHQTRGRLRRLRGRCTSASLQRPRPLPRGRSDGRGLGGDCHVTAATAVSSAQSPEPAGGAEAAFAAGRAEAAFAGRAEAAFAAGGAEAAFAGGSAEERLRQSHSSLRRCKNGLKRLEAWAQLARLHRRTYAPGACLASQGRGRSLWIAPELLREVGPGHVWSYFVIVRKGLAASLRRCGVCRSTPSPPGLNLIHSHVLIT